In Plasmodium knowlesi strain H genome assembly, chromosome: 7, one DNA window encodes the following:
- a CDS encoding glycolipid transfer protein, putative: MSNETSGISLIKNIEKKSLECREGNEIVVLKLCELCNCIHPIYKKIFGDGFIADMLIKDLKNSTSKVQKAVEKNPEEVKYVSTMYSHNLKKYPNLQKLKSDTDNGIVDFLWMKRTIEFIVIFLEKCYVTNYTSKLNVCARDAYDQVLKAYHGFTTGKVVTLALKLSPSRETLTERLQFESNEQAQAHLQECLSITKLLIRDISKTIEQSGCNFTDKV, encoded by the coding sequence ATGAGTAACGAAACTAGCGGAATATCGCTCATAAAAAACATTGAAAAGAAATCGCTGGAATGCAGAGAAGGCAACGAAATCGTCGTGCTCAAATTGTGCGAATTGTGCAACTGCATACACCCTATATATAAGAAAATATTTGGCGATGGCTTTATAGCTGATATGTTAAtaaaagatttaaaaaattcgacTTCCAAAGTCCAAAAAGCTGTGGAAAAAAACCCTGAGGAGGTTAAATATGTATCCACCATGTATTCgcacaatttaaaaaaataccccAATTTGCAAAAGTTAAAAAGCGATACAGATAACGGAATAGTGGATTTCCTGTGGATGAAGAGGACAATCGAGTTTATAGTCATTTTTCTCGAAAAATGTTATGTGACAAATTATACGTCCAAATTAAATGTGTGTGCCAGGGACGCGTACGATCAAGTGTTGAAAGCTTATCATGGTTTCACAACAGGTAAAGTTGTCACCCTGGCACTGAAGTTATCGCCTTCCAGAGAGACTCTAACTGAAAGATTACAATTCGAGTCGAACGAGCAAGCTCAGGCTCACCTGCAGGAGTGCCTCTCCATAACGAAGCTGTTGATAAGAGATATTTCGAAGACGATAGAGCAGAGTGGCTGCAACTTCACGGACAAGGTTTag